Part of the Scylla paramamosain isolate STU-SP2022 chromosome 22, ASM3559412v1, whole genome shotgun sequence genome, CCCAGATGTTTCTTGGAGGTGAAGTCTAAGATGCTCTGCTTCGGCTGCGTCCTTTGTCTTGATGAAAATGTCGTCAATATAACGGCAATATATATCCGGCTTTTTTACTATCTTGAAAACTTCCTCCTCGATGCAACCCATGAAGAAGTTTGCCAAGAGTACCCCGAGAGGAGAACCCATTGCCACGCCGTCTACCTGGCAGTACTTGTTACCGCGGGGGCAGGCAAATTAAGACCCATAATATCCCAAATTCCCACTCCTACCTACTACATCGCTAAAAGACTGTGCGCCCTCCTCACACCGTACATTCCTACCTCCTATTGTCTGCAGTCAGCCTCAGATTTCATCGATATCCTCAACAACAGCGACGCAGAAGGAAGAGTTGCATCACTAGATGTCGAATCCTTGTTCACGAATGTTCCAGTGGATCACACCATCAACTACATCATGGAACGTATTTATCACAATGAAGCAACACCTAAGCTTGCGATCCCAAAAGCTGTACTCCGAGAACTGCTGGAGTGTTGCACTAAAGAAGCACCTTTTACCTGCCCCCGCGGTAACAAGTACTGCCAGGTagacggtatatatatatatatatatatatatatatatatatatatatatatatatatatatatatatatatatatatatatatatatatatctggggaggggaccataaatgtccccaggtcagactgcctttccgtcgacgaccgtaagtgtcttgacacccccctcaactttttcttcattaacttctgcaacattcgcggtctaagatctaattttcaatctgtagaacaccacctctcctcttctaaacctcatcttcttttcctcactgaaactcaggtgtctgaggcaactgacagtagccccttttctgttccctcctactttctctatcctcattttcgatccaaagctggatgctgcgtttatgtgcgcaatgacttaacctgctctcgtgcccacgctcttgaatcttccgagttttccaccatctggcttcgactacagagtcattctcatactaaatttatctgtgctgtatacctctctcctaactcctctgactataagaaattctttgactacttaacttccaaagtggagcacattctgaccctcttcccttttgcagagatctccattcttggagacttcaatgttcaccaccagctttggctttcctctcccttcactgaccatcctggtgaactagcctacaactttgctatcctccatgacctagagcaattggtgcaacaccctactcgtattcctgaccgtcttggagatacgcccaacattcttgaccttttcctgacctctaatccttctgcttatgctgtcaccctttcttctctgttgggctcctccgatcacaatctcatatctttatcttgtcctatcactccaatccctcctcaggatccccctaagcgaaggtgcctctggcgttttgcctctgctagttggggggacctgaggcggtattttgctgattttccttggaatgactactgcttccgtgtcagagacccgtctttgtgtgctgagcgcataacagaggtgatagtgtctggcatggaggcgtacattcctcactctttttctcgtcctaaaccttctaaaccttggtttaacacagcttgttctcgtgctatacatgatagagaggtggcccacaaaaggtacttaagccttccttcaccagaatctcatgcactttatatttctgcccggaaccatgccaagtctgttctccaactagccaaaaactccttcattaacagaaaatgtcaaaacctttcaagatctaactcccctcgtgatttctggcatctagccaaaaatatctccaataactttgcttcttcttctttccctcctctacttcaaccagatggcaccactgctatcacatctatttctaaagctgaactctttgctcaaacctttgctaaaaactctaccttggacgattctgggcttgttcctccctctcctccaccctctgactacttcatgcctcgtattaaaattcttcgtaatgatgttttccatgccctcgctggcctaaaccctcagaaggcttatggacctgatggggtccctcctattgttctccgaaactgtgcctccgtgcttgcaccttgcctagtcaaactctttcagctctgtctgtcaacgtctacctttccttcttgctggaagtttgcctacattcaacctgttcctaaaaagggtgaccgctctaatccctcaaactaccgtcctattgctttaatttcctgcttatctaaagtttttgaatctatcctcaacaggaagattcttaaacatctatcacttcacaaccttctatctgatcgccagtatgggttccgtcaaggacgctctactggtgatcttctggctttccttactgagtcttggtcatcctcttttagagactttggtgaaacttttgctgttgccttggacatatcaaaagcctttgatagagtctggcacaaagctttgatttccaaactaccctcctacgatttctatccttctctctgtaacttcatctcaagtttcctttctgaccgttctattgctgctgtggtagacggtcactgttcttctcctaaatctattaactgtggtgttcctcagggttctgtcctgtcacccactctcttcttattattcattaatgatcttctaaaccaaacttcttgtcctatccactcctatgctgatgataccaccctgcacttttccacgtcttttcatagacgtccaacccttcaggaggtaaacatatcacgcagggaagccacagaacgcctgacttctgatctttctaaaatttctgattggggcagagcaaacttggtattgttcaatgcctcaaaaactcaattcctccatctatcaactcgacacaatcttccagacaactatcccctcttcttcaatgacactcaactgtccccctcttctacactgaacatcctcggtctgtcctttacttataatctgaactggaaacttcacatctcatctctagctaaaacggcttctatgaagttaggtgttctgagacgtctccgccagtttttctcacccccccagctgctaactctgtacaagggccttatccgtccatgtatggagtatgcttcacatgtctgggggggttccactcatactgctgttctagacagggtggaatcaaaagcttttcgtctcatcaactcctctcctctaactgactgtcttcagcctctctctcaccgccgcaatgttgcatctcttgctgtcttctaccgctattttcatgctaactgctcttctgatcttgctaactgcatgcctcccctccttccgcggcctcgctgcacaagactttcttctttctctcactcctattctgtccacctctctaacgcaagagttaaccagtattctcaatcattcatccctttctctggtaaactctggaactccttgcctgcttctgtatttccaccttcctatgacttgaattccttcaagagggaggtttcaagacacttatccaccaatttttgaccactgctttgacccttttagggactggcatttcagtgggcattttttttattagatttttgttgcccttggccagtatccttcctacataaaaaaaaaaaaaaaaaaaaaaaaaaaaaaatatatatatatatatatatatatatatatatatatatatatatatatatatatatatatatatatatatatatatatatatatatatatatatatatatatatatatatatatatatatatatatatcgtgctCAATAGGGATAATAGGCCATAATGCTTTGCCCATTAACGTTATTGGGGAAGAGAATTTTGGATCAGGTTAGATTAATGTTACTGAGCAGGCTATTAACTTTAATGACCTATTATCCCTATTCAGCAccatttataatatatatatatatatatatatatatatatatatatatatatatatatatatatatatatatatatatatatatatatatatatatatatatatatatatatatatatatatatatatatatatatatatatatatatatatatatatatatatatatatatatatatatcgctacCTCATTGCAAGAGGGTCGTAACTCCAAATTCCTGATTTTTCAGGAGACGCATTTGAAAGTTGCTAAGTCCTATGAATTTGATCATGtttcacaaaacaacaaaacttacCATCTTTATTAGGTGAATATGGCTCCTCATTAGTATTAACTAAACAAAAGAACACTTTGTTCCTTTAGATGCATTTTAtagggatttttatttttattttctgactTACGACGCTTTATCAATGAAAATTTAAAATTTTAGGTGTTGTAACTTATTTTAGGTCTTTTTTGAcacaaaaaatactacaaatgtATGATTCCAGTTTATTATAAAACTAAATATTCCTTACAAAAAGAACAGTATTTATCCATTCAGTAACAAAACAAATTGAAATAAATCATAAATGCTGTGTACCTATTCAGAAATATATTATACCATTATATTCTGTTGTTATTCTTCCAACAAAATgcataccaagaaaaaaaaaagtaaaaaaaaaaaaaaaaagttttttttctttcaaatcaATTGGTTCAGCCACATAAAGCAAACAATTTCCTTCAAATTAATGAAATCTTTCAAATAGATAGGTTTAAATTACATGAAGCAAGTATTTCCTTtaaatttttgttacccttggccgtaactcagttataaaaaaaaaatgaatgataagTATTACATCTTTGTGACCAATTAAGCATCAAaattaggtaatgttgttaAAAAAGTCCGAATAGGGACGTGGGATTAAGCCTTTTTCACAGAGTTCTTTAagatcttttttcttattttcgcttAGGGGAATTTTCTCTGAGTAACACTGCAAGAGATCTGTGGCAACCTTTGGTTTTCTGATCAATAGAACACGTTTGAATTCATCACTGTATGAATATTTCACTAAGACTGAGGCTGGACATTGCTTTTCAAACTTCATGACTTTGATTTCACTTAATCTTAAATCTTTGACATTGATTGCTCCCATTTGTGTAGTAAGAGACTTCACATTTTTAAAGTCATCATACTGCATTACGCGAACTTGGAACGGCTGGCCTGTTTTCTTTGCAGAGCGAATCGCAGTGACAAGGGTTTCAGGAACGAATATTGGTCCCCCTTTCTTCAGTCtccttatttgtttttcaaTCAGAGAATGCGCAGAGTCGCCTTCATTCTGTGTGTGGCCTTTTATCAGATATTTATGGGTGATTGACTTAACAGGCAAATTAGTGACAACATACAAATACAATGCAAGcataaatttgtttttttgttgcccaGCACAGTTATCAGAATAGAAAATTATTTCAATGTTGTCTTCTCCTTGATTCTTATCACATAATTCTTTAATATAACTTAGGATGCAAGAGCCTATTTCATTCACTCCTCTATTACCATTTGTTTCATCCCAAAGAAAACAGTCACATTCATTAGTCTTGATATCATAAATTGTGAAATTTAGGACATTAAATTTTGATTTGTAATAGAAGGTGGATACATCACCTTGTGGAAGTTGCAGTACGGCTTGTAGATCATACACAGCAACTATAGCATTTCCTTCAGTTTtatcttgcttcttctcttcccttgaaAGTACCTTTTCACATTGATGTGTGTCAtacttttcttttaagttttccTTAGCTTCCCCATCTGCATTattgaacaacacacacaagtcACACTGATCTTTCTTAGGAGCAAAGAAAGCGATATTGTACTCATTCTGAAAAATATTGTAGAACATTGAGTAAGTTGCATAGGgcttcttcttatctttacaTTCTTGGACATAATCCCTATGAATGTCTGCCAGGCTTCGAGACCCACAAATGTATTCCCTAGCTGTCCGTGCCCTGGTGTAGTGACTTTCGATTCTAGGAATTCCTTCTATGTGAGCTCTAACTCCTTCTTTGATTTGTGGATCAAGCGTAGGATGgtttttatgttttcctctGTTATCTACTTCAGACACCAATCCTGCTGCTCTCTTCTGTTTAGTTAATGCTGTCCTAGTAACCCTATCATTTATGTCAAGAGTATTGAGGAAAAATGTTTTGCAGACTCTTGTTAATGTACCATCAACTGGGAAGGAATACCAAATGTTGTTTCCCCTTGGTCCACGctgtcttttttcccttatgCATCTGTAAATTGGCTTTACTTCCTTTGTACATTTTGCTATGTATTCTCTTTGAAGGTCAATATCCCCTAGGTTCCAGTATGATTCAAAAATGTGTTGTCTTTGATCATGAGATATGTTACTGGTGCACTTCATCCTGCAAGTTTCTTTACAAGGTGGTTTGATTTTCCGcgcctctttctgtttctttgcaGCCGATTCATAAGCAAGTCccatgtttctcctctttttattcatattccgTTTCCACTCACTCTGCTTCAgttttcgtttctttgtttttttgggggCTAAACCATCATATTTGTTTTCTGTGTCATTGTCTGATGAATCACTGGAAGACGATCCACTGGAAGATGATCCACTGGAAGATGATCCACTAGAAGATGATCCACTGGAAGATGATCCACTAGAAGATGATCTtactgaaaataaagaagaacacTCATTTAATTGAGCACTTGCTGTCAGGATTGCAAAGTTAGAAGATTTTTCTTTCAACTGAATCTCCAATTCAGACCCTCCCCCTTAGCTTAAAAAAGCAATTCTTACTCCTGACTCATATTTATTTGAAAAATCAACTCCGACTCCAGCTCCGACTACCCCGTAATTAAAAAAGTAAGACTGAACTGACTGCATCCCTAAAATACTAATTGCAGACGGACTCCACCCCCATCCCCCCAAAGACACTCCACTACCACAACGACCGACTCAAGTGCCAGCTCTGGAAAGAAATTTTCTCCAACTCCATTTTAACATGACTACGCAATCCAGCTTGTTGTTGCATTAAAATATAATTTAAAAGGTCCTATATctataattcattttttttttttattcttaactgtttcaaggaaataaaaaaaatcaatcccAAACTTAAGCAAACTATACTTATAGAAAAGCTATCTTaacatttatatataaataacttaCCAAATTGAGATGAATTTGCTTCTGGCAACACAGTCTGGGCATCTGGTGGTGCTGAGTTTAAGTCAGGATTCATTTGACGTCCATCGTTCTTATCATCAGGTTCTGCGGTGAAAAATAACATGTATTTAGTTAAATTGCATAGAAACTAGCATGCTTGATAAGATAATAGAAATTCTTTAGGCCTAACCTAATATATAGGAAGATGGCATGATAGTCCTAATAGCCTAGCCATGATAAAAACTTGAGGAAATGGGTAAAAGTTGAAAATGCGGGTGCAAAAATTTTTAGGTCACTACCCTAACCTTAATATATCGTTTAACCTGGTCCTTCCAACCCTCCTATTTTAGAGTGTATTTCCTAGCCTGGCAGGGGCCAATCTGGGCCCTATTCCTAGCCTGTCACGGGCTAATATATTTTTGCCCATGATATTAAGTGTAGCCAGTGTGGGCTAGGCCTCGGCTTAGCCTAATGTCTAGGATGATGATAGGCCTAATAGCCTAGCCTATAACAAAAAACTTGAGGAAATGGGTATAAGTTAAGAATGCGGGGTAAATTTTTAATTTGTAGGTCACTACCCTAACCTTAATATACCACCTAACCTGGTCCTCCCATCCATCCCATTTTAGACTGTATTTCCTGGCCTGGCAGGGGCCAATCCGGGCCCTGTTCCTAGACTGGCAGTGGCCAGTCTAGGCTATTCCCTACTCCAAGACTGTTTGGAGCCAGACCATGCTATAAGCCCCACACTCTTAACCATTACAAAGGAAGGCATCACTCACCTGATACCGATCCGTCTTTCTCACTAGCCTGTTCcaattttgttcttctttgcaATGCCATTTGCACACATTTCAATCCACGGGACATCATTAATTAATCATGAGTAAATTCTGAAAAGCAATGTAGTAATTGAAAATGACTGCAATGTTTTGTATCTAAACTGACATTTGTTATGTTACAACAAGGACAATTGCGTTTTTGATAAGACATTTTTCTGCAACACAGCTGCAATTCATTGTAAGATATTGTTACTAAattggtggttttggtggttttGTAGTTAAAGAGACGCAAGTCATATTATATCAAGTGTTTTCTCGGACTTTTTGTTCAATATTGTCACATTTTGTTTTACCACACACTTTTCTATTAAAATTTTTGTACAAGAAAGACACAATTTGATTTATCACGTCAAGTCACTttaagaaattattatttttcactgcTAGAAAGCCTTAACTAGAAATAGAACACCACTTGTGTGCTCTCACTTTAGTTGTAAAAGAGTCGTAAAACCTACTTACAACAGTCATGAACAAAATTCGAGAGATGTTACCTCAACGACTGCCATAGTAACACTGACTACGACACTGTTGCCACAACCCTCAGAGATATTTTGATGTTCACTAAAAATCTTCTTAGTGCCATCTCTCGGCCGCTAATTCACCTAGATTTACGACTCTTTTACCAAAAGATGCAGAATCAATTCGGCAATCTTGTACACCATATAACTCAAAACTAGCAAATTTGGAGTTACGACCCTCTTGCAATGAGgtagcgatatatatatatatatatatatatatatatatatatatatatatatatatatatatatatatatatatatatatatatatatatatatatatgagggatactggccaaggtaaacaaaatccaataataaaaaaaaagcccactgacatgccaatcccagaaaagggtccaaagcgggagtcaaaaaatgaaggagaagtgtcttgaaacctccctcttaaaggaattcaaatcataggaaggtgaaaatacagaagcaggcagggagttccagagtttaccagagaagtggatgaatgactgagaatactggttaactcttgcatttgagaggtggacagaataaggatgagagaaagaagagagccttgtgcagcgaggccgcgggagaaggtgaggcatgcagttagcaagatcagaagagcagttagcatgaaagtagcggtagaagacagctagagatgcaacattacagtgatgagagagaggctgaagacattcagttggaggagagttgatgagacgaaaagcttttgattccaccctgtctagaagagcggtatgagtggaatcccccaccccagacatgtgaagcatactccatacatggactgataaggcccttgtacagagtagcagcagtacagcggggggggggggggcggaactggcggagacgtctcagaatgccttatttcatagaagatgttttagctagagatgagatgtgaagtttccagttcagattataagtaaaggactgacTGAGGATTTTCAGTATAGACTTGActtgagcgtcattgaagagggaatagttgtctggaaggttgtgtcgagttgatagatggaggaattgagatgttggggcattgaacaataccaagtttgctctgccccaatcagagattttagaaagatcagaaatcaggcgttctgtggcttccctgcgtggaatatttacttcctgaagggttggacgtctatgaaaagacgtggaaaagtgtagggtggtatcattagcgtaggagtgaataggacaagaagattTGTTTAGAAGgccattgataaataataagaagagagtggggtgataggacagagctctgaggagcaccactgttaatatagatttaggagaagaacagtgaccgtctaccacagcagcaatagaacggtcagaaagaaaacttgagatgaagttacagaaagaaggatagaagccgtaggagggtagtttggaaatcaaagctttgtgccagactctatcaaaagcttttgatatatccaaggcaacagcaaaagtttcactaaatatctaaaaaaggatgaccaagactcagtaaggaaagccagatcaccagtagatcaacattgacggaacccataccggcaatcagatagaaggttgtgaagtgatagatgtttaagattagatagattaaaaaaactttacataggcaggaaattaaagcaataggatggtagtttgagggattagaacggtcacgtttttaggaacaggctgaatatagggaaacttccagcaagaaggataaggtagatgttgacagacagagctgaaagagtttgactaggcaaggtgcaagcacggaggcacagttttgaagaacaggagggaccccatcaggtccataagccatccgagggtttaggccggcgagggcatggaaaacatcattgcgaagaattttaataggtagcattaagtagtcagagggtagaggagagggaggaacaagccctgaatcgtccaaggtagagtttttagcaaaggtttgagcgaagagttcagctttaaaaatagatgtgacagcagtggtgccatctggttgaaataaaggagggaaagaagaagaagcaaagttattggaaatatttttggctagatgccagaagttacgaggggagttagatcttgaaagattttgacactttttgttaatgaaggagttttggctaattggagaacagatttggcatggttccaggcagaaatataaagttcatgagattctggtgatggaagctGTTTATAaaatgattctggtgatggaagctCGCAATAaactgttaaaccaaggtttagaaggtttcggtcgagaaaaagagtgaggaatgtacgcctccatgccagacactatcacgtCTGTTATGTCCTCGGCACACAATGACGGGTCTCTGGCTCGAAAGCAGttgtcatttcaaggaaaatcagtaaaatatctcctgaggtccccccaactagcagaggcaaaatgccagaggcaccttcgcctaGGGGGGTCTTGAGGAGGggttggagcgataggacaagatacagatatgagattatgaccggaggagcccaacggagaagaaagggtggca contains:
- the LOC135111517 gene encoding uncharacterized protein LOC135111517 isoform X1, producing the protein MMSRGLKCVQMALQRRTKLEQASEKDGSVSEPDDKNDGRQMNPDLNSAPPDAQTVLPEANSSQFVRSSSSGSSSSGSSSSGSSSSGSSSSGSSSSDSSDNDTENKYDGLAPKKTKKRKLKQSEWKRNMNKKRRNMGLAYESAAKKQKEARKIKPPCKETCRMKCTSNISHDQRQHIFESYWNLGDIDLQREYIAKCTKEVKPIYRCIREKRQRGPRGNNIWYSFPVDGTLTRVCKTFFLNTLDINDRVTRTALTKQKRAAGLVSEVDNRGKHKNHPTLDPQIKEGVRAHIEGIPRIESHYTRARTAREYICGSRSLADIHRDYVQECKDKKKPYATYSMFYNIFQNEYNIAFFAPKKDQCDLCVLFNNADGEAKENLKEKYDTHQCEKVLSREEKKQDKTEGNAIVAVYDLQAVLQLPQGDVSTFYYKSKFNVLNFTIYDIKTNECDCFLWDETNGNRGVNEIGSCILSYIKELCDKNQGEDNIEIIFYSDNCAGQQKNKFMLALYLYVVTNLPVKSITHKYLIKGHTQNEGDSAHSLIEKQIRRLKKGGPIFVPETLVTAIRSAKKTGQPFQVRVMQYDDFKNVKSLTTQMGAINVKDLRLSEIKVMKFEKQCPASVLVKYSYSDEFKRVLLIRKPKVATDLLQCYSEKIPLSENKKKDLKELCEKGLIPRPYSDFFNNIT
- the LOC135111517 gene encoding uncharacterized protein LOC135111517 isoform X2, with the translated sequence MMSRGLKCVQMALQRRTKLEQASEKDGSVSEPDDKNDGRQMNPDLNSAPPDAQTVLPEANSSQFVRSSSSGSSSSGSSSSGSSSSGSSSSGSSSSDSSDNDTENKYDGLAPKKTKKRKLKQSEWKRNMNKKRRNMGLAYESAAKKQKEARKIKPPCKETCRMKCTSNISHDQRQHIFESYWNLGDIDLQREYIAKCTKEVKPIYRCIREKRQRGPRGNNIWYSFPVDGTLTRVCKTFFLNTLDINDRVTRTALTKQKRAAGLVSEVDNRGKHKNHPTLDPQIKEGVRAHIEGIPRIESHYTRARTAREYICGSRSLADIHRDYVQECKDKKKPYATYSMFYNIFQNEYNIAFFAPKKDQCDLCVLFNNADGEAKENLKEKYDTHQCEKVLSREEKKQDKTEGNAIVAVYDLQAVLQLPQE